The genomic DNA GTCCTCGAATATAGATCCCACGTTCGCGGTCACCAGCAACAGCGGCACTTTATCCGATCCCATCTTTTTAAACTTTAACATGATCCCGAGAGAGATTTTGGGCGAATACGATTTCCCTCAATGGAGGTAAAACGCCCTTTTCACTTTTAAACGGCGCTATTTCGGTGCCACAGTGTTTTGGCGCGCGCACGCCCTAACTCCGTACACAACTGATAACATTTTAATGGTTACATTTGTTATTTTCAGTCGTAAACAACGTTTTTCTTCACAATATTGCAAAATCGCCTAGCCTTTACTGACATTTGTAAACGAATGAATGGAACGAAATGAATGTCATTTTTTACACCCCATTTCCGCACGAACGTAACACTGTATAGTACGGTCAAATGTTATTGATCATCACATTATTGGCACCAAAATCGTTAAATATATTGTGTAAAAATCCGATAACGTGTGTTTATATTGTATGACTATCCtacatagtttttaatcgttcaGGTCAGTAAGAAACaggtaatataaatatttattctaagGAAAGAACACTACGAAGAGTGAAACGGAACGCAGCAGAAACCATTTCGATTTGTCAGGATTTTAACCAATGACGTCAATTCTTCTTTTACGTCACCGCCCAATTTTCAGGGACgtacttgcttatttttgtcGTTAACGCGATtattataaaaagatgttaaaCTGGGAAGACAATAAATAGGTTCGTGACGTTggtaaattatttattctgtattttcTTATATTTCACGGCCATTACGGTATAGAATTACCTCGATTTGATCGATAGTAGTCAATAGAAGTTTCAAGGTATCAGGCCATCGTATCGTAGATGATCACTATTTTCCGACTACCCGCATACAAGCAATATTGTTTAagttatattattattctttgtttatttttcttcataagttaggttctttataacatgaatatgaaagtaaaatacaaaaacacataaaaaaacaataaaaaatacatatgaacataagtcatattattatttgacCTACTGATAAATTATGTGAATCGTGCTGATAGACCGATCGCAGTGCCAGGCCATGCTCGTCGAATTCACCATCCCTCATGATGAGAATTTCATGAaaacttggctcacgagataaccgccatgtggggtGTTGATTTAACGATTATTGTTCCGATAGATGGTCATATCAGAGAACGGGTCAATAAAGTAGGTTTTTTTGTACCTAGtttgtttgtatatattttgtattggttttgtacataatttcatattcatattacaGATTACCTAACCTACGAAAAATAAAGAAACGATCTAAATATGATATGCGCAGATCACGATGAAGCAGGACAGACAATCCTATTATCAATACGCGCATGTCCCTCCCTGTCGACCTGTCCCTTACTCCTTTGCTCATATGCGATGCTAGTGTACCTGTAATTTAGTGAACAGTGCACCCCGCCTACAAGCGGCGCAATGAAAATCGATTCTGTACTCGTAACCCTGGTGAAGTACGGCTAAATCGAGCCTACATTGTACTCAATTAAACAAATCAAAAGAACAGGTGAACAACATAAAGCTGTGTTTATCCAAATAATATCCCAGTACGCTTACAGACAAAAGTGACAAGAACCAAAACAAACCATAAAAAACAGTAAGCCCGAATCCCTCCCTGTTCCCCGTTCGTTCTGCACATGACTGTTTCAGTGCAACTCCCGTAAACGGCGCAGTGGAAATCGATTACTTGTTTCTATTCTCGTGAATTGGGTCGCGCTTTTTTACAGCGTTCGTGCTTATTCAGCCGTGAATGGCGCGAATGATAGGTAAAGCTGTGCCAGGGCttgacatttatttaaaaaaaaactagttcgCGCTTCGTATCCATCCAAAttcgaaatttgaatattttaattttttttcagtaCAATGAAGGCACAGGCGCTAATTTTGGGGTTGTTGACCGTTGTAACGACCGGTCACGTTCATAATGCGGTCGAAACTGAAATGTTTGCGATACCAATCAGCCCTAATTTATTTAACTGGACTTATCAAGGTTAGTATACCTATCTACGATTTTAAATGTTGTTTCGGTAacggtttttattaataaaattattcattaaaataattgtattaGTCTGATTAAGtgattaattataataacagTAGCTTGGTAGACCTTTTCTGGTTGCAATAATACTCACGAATGGTTCTGCATTTAACCTCAGACTAATAACGCTTGCCTTATAATTATAAATCTATGCATTTAACTGTATTGACGAtagtacaaaaaaatattaaattattatccTGTAAGGTGGTACCTAAGCAACCctttaaaaagaaataataaaaaaatcaaactgaAGTTTGCCGCGTTATTTTTCAGAGTTCGACCAACAATATCGCTTCCACGCCGCGCTGATGGGCAAACCGGAGCTCCCGTCATGGCTCCGCTACATTTACAGCGGGCGACACCACTCCGGTTTTATTTTCGGAACCCCACCACGGGGCACCAAATCACCAATCACTGTATGTTTATTATAGTCTGTGGTATTTTTGGATCAATGTTGGTATCAAGGTCGgctaatgtaaacaaaacagaaatattaaaattcCTTTCGGATCATTGGAATTGTTGATGGAGAAAGTAAAATATAGCATCTGTTATTGTTATTGCAATCATTTATAATCTTGTCAAATGTTTTCTATAAATGCCTACTTCGTTGTAACAGCCCAATTGCCATTTCAATAACGGGGTACTTcttgttaattattttgttgttaattgtttataacttattatttcattaaaattgcGACCCCGCAGATCAGAGGGCCTCACGAAAATCTAAATTAggtatctgcctctctatcgcacaaATATGAAGAGCAATAGAGGCAGTTAACAAAATTTCGATTAGGGgtcgtttttcgcggtaggccctcggaGTCGGATGACGAAGAAATTGtttacttaaggggcccactgattaacagtccgccggaccggacggtatcggcctgtcatttgttcggaactgtcaaaattttgttctaactgacaggccgatatcgtccggcggactgttaatcagtgggcccctttaccctCATTGCAGACCcttctaatttttattttattttagttggAAGTCATAGGCCTCAATCGCCAGGACTATGAGACGAGGAAAGTGCTCCTAGTTCTAAACGTTCATCGGAGGGAGAAGATGGCTAAGCACGAGGTGGAACTCAAGATTGACAACTTGAATGTGGAGGATTTGCTGGATGAACACAGGTATTTGTTACAACGCCATCTATCTTTGTGTCTCTGCAATTAAACACGATGATGCATATAAAATAGGCCATCCAGTAGATTACTGTTGCCTTCAAGTCCCAGCACTTTTAAATTTCGTAAATCTCAAACTCCcgcgaaaaaaatataaagttatCCCATATCGCGTCGGTGGTACATAAGACTCGAGGGAACTTTCAGTGGACGTGACATTGCGAAGGAACGAGTAGAGAGGTAGATAATAGAATAAGACACCTTTTAATTAAAGAGTCCCAATCATGCAATGATGATGCATATAGTCCGACAATGTTTCTATTTCACTCTAAAATACTTAAAAGCTACATATATAACTACATAAGTGACTGAGAGATCTCATCCTGGATCATGTGGTCAATGTAATCTATCAGTAAGTATAGACTTTATAATAGCTCTGgtacatttttttctaaaatacaCTAATTGTGTTCTGTTTCTgcttattagttttaagttttagtttttaattttgggtgccctgaaaaccagcgcagtGTCTTACAGACACTGTTTATGCTGAGCGGCATCCTATTTGGTGTATATTTACTGTATTGTTAACTTTATGTTGTACTTACctaatgtatgtttttttacgccaaataaatattttctatttctaattTATTTGTGCAGGATGACTCGCCTGAAGGATATCTTCCGCGGCATACTATGGCCGGAGAGTAACCACGACTTATACCCCACATTCCTCGCTTCCGCCATTGATTTGGGGGCTCGGTTACCGCTGAAACCGAGCGACGGGGAAGGGTGAGAAATAAATTCATACTTATTTAGATAGTTATTGGTTTTAATTTACATATAGGTCTCTAGGTATCTTGTATGAGACTAATCTGATAGTTTCTATAGATTATAAATTTTGGTTCAGTAGACCCCTCTGAAAAATTCGAtttccaattattattattataaaatattgatttaGACTAACACGGTTGTCACTCATTAATCAATCCATAAATTCATTATTTCTAAACCAAACAAATCACGCCAATCTTTTGACAGGTTGGTCATCCGTCTCGGCAGCATCGCACCTTTTTCTACCAGCCTGAAGGACCTCCGAGAGGAAGTACGGCCCCTGTCCAAGCTGCCCAGCTGTCCTCGAGAATTCAAGAGGACCAGCCAAGAGAGACTGTTCAGAGATGCTGGGTTAACTCTGGACTGGTGCAGCTTCGAGTTGGTGAGTTTAATGTAAACTATGTAAAGTAAGAACGCTAAGCACGAAGAATGTGGTACATTGACCTACTATTTCGTATCTCTATCGTACTAGTTTGTTTCTACAGTCTGAGCATATGGCATGCACCTTAGAGCAAACTAAGTTTTAAATAGTATGCTGATCGTCAAAGATGAAAAATACTGTTAAATTATCTCTACATTCAATTGCCCGCTTTAATTTACTTTAACTTTGCCCGTAATATTTCTAGTACAACACAGTCTACCGCGCGCGCACCACCGAGCACGTCGAATACCTAACTCCAATCCCCTCCAGCAAGCACACCGCCTCGCACACCCTCTGGGCGCCGACCTGGTCCGCGCCAGCGCGGGACTCCTTGCCAACGAGAGGGGTCGCCAAGCAGCTCGCGGCTGCGGCGGCTGCGCCGCTGTTGCTGCTTATGTTGGCAATCGCTGCGCTGACGGCTACTGTGTGCTTCCATTATGCTGCTATGTGAGTTTTTTACCTACTACaatcagggccgtcttaaactacgctggggcccttgggcacataagaatttggggcccttttggaaagtaaagaaagcaaattagattaagatttttctactagattttttttattatgagtaatcaaatttactgttactgtctgtccccCCGGGCCCCCATGAGGATgagggccctgggcacgggccctgtgtgcccttatggtaaagacggtactgactACAATAGTATCTGCCCACGTCTTCATTCGCTCATTGACTAAACTGACTGACTTTTCGAGGAGGAACATCTTATGTATGATAGTGTGGCAAACAAGCGTacagcccgcctgatggtaagatcaccatagcctatggagTTATAGATGTCTGCAACTCCAGGGGCGTTAATTGCGCGTTGCCAATCAAAATTTACgtaaaaatatgatgataaagtAGCTTGGACTTAGGTATCATTACTTACCTCTGATAACAGCAATTTATTTAGCTGGTAAATAGGTACAATTTCctatttataatatacctaagtatttatttctttatacgAAGCCAAAGAGACGAGCTATCACCGATTTTGAGTGACAGGGATCTAAACAAAAACTTGAATCTAAGGTACCTATACCATACTATTTTTGTGAAATACTCCGATtgtgcttattttttttatttttttactccacatgatttttttatgtgtttaatTTGATTTTGCAGGCGAGACCCTGAATCTGACCACTTTCTAGAAACAATATTTCACATCTGTTCAGATTACAGACGAAGAAGAAGGTTGGAAtttcataaattaaataataactaaCTGTTTTAACTAACAATCAAtaataatagaataatatttcatacacaTACATATCTAATTTACTAAACACTAAAAGCATTGCTGGAAAAAAATAACCTTAAGTTTTACCAAGTTTTACTTATCCATCGTAATATTTGATTTTAGCGCCATCTAGATTAAGCGACCGACAGTCTAGTCGTGAAGTCAAATTGTATCTATACTGTTAAATACATAAGCGGCAAATTTTAGAATACACTTTAGTATCTGTGGAGCAAAAATGTCACACGCATATTTACTCCTTTTCTGGCGAAGAATAGAAGTATATTTTCGAATTTAAAagaagtatattttattaaataaaccaTTTTCTTGTACGCGTGTAACGATATTCTTGATAACATATTAGCAAGCTCACAACAAGAAATCCCTAAAAACTATTGTGTAGGGTTTCGtttcatgttttgaaaattaaaccaacatgaaaataatttaaacgaTAACTTAATCGCCTAAATCGGAAAAAGGAAACCATGGAGTAGGTTGGTATAGCCGGTCCGCTATTCTAAGCAGGGCTTGGAACCGGTTATTTTTTCAAATCCCATAGTAGcccaataattttaattattttatgctatttacgtaggactgaatcatgtatactgcgtcaagcagtgtcagtagaaaaaggcggcaaatttgaaaaatgtaggcgcgaatacttatcgtcccatagaaaatttgaatttcgcgcctttttctactgacaagatttgcttgaccaagtttactTAGGTAACAACTTCCTATTATTAGATAGTCCCATTCAAAGTGAAATAACAAACCAAAGAATGaaaaacgtaataataccggtattttttgtactaTGAAGAAAAAACCGTTTCCTAGCCTTGATTCTAAGACTAAAGCTTTAGGAAGTGAAGACTATGGCCTATGGCGAACTTAATCTAAGAAAATCGGACAGGCTATACTTACCTAAAAGTGCAGAAATTATAACTcggttataaaatataataatctatGTTATAACTTATTTAGCACGTTCTGAAGTGAACAATTAGCAGTACCGTATGATAAAGCCGCTAAGACCTTTGTATAGAAATTAAGGGATGGTTAGACTACAactattaacccccttattcattacAAACctaaattagctaataatcttttgtccttatctgtcattttgacttatgtatttgtaagaaagggataaaacataatttaactaaatcgggCCCGTAAAATTTACTGAATAAGGGAGTAAATGTTTTTCCAGAGCACACAAGGCCGGTAGAGTGGAGCTGTGCCGCTACGGCACTAACACCGAGCAAACACAGGCGGACAACACTAGCAATAAAAGCGCCGGAGTCAGGTAATACCCGGAAAAAATGTTAATGGCACGTATAAAtttatatgtacagtcgccatcagatatatcggagcggccaatgtgttcacaatatctgaacacgcactctaacgctttgacaatagaggcgtgttcagatatttctgaccaccttggccgctccgatatatctgatggcgactgtacctaatattTAAGACCGTGTCATGACATATCGaccgttgcagacttatcttggtctaactctacactTGTGTTTAGTCACTTCATTTTGGAAAGTTTATCCGGATTTAGCGTCTTTTGTTTATTACGGCTACACTGACTATATTAGTCTGCTAAATTATATAACTGCCTTCCTACttgcggcgtacattataagacacggaggtacatttaaacaccgtatgtgaagagaaaatagtgttaaatattggcaaaaagtaattatctaagaaggtaataaaattgtttgtaatatttttgcattcatttgatttatttgtcatttatgcgtcattacgattctgtcaacgatcggaaaaaagcaTAAAgccccgagctttcccgacggagatccttaatctagccgtcatgtgcacatgctatagggttatcaccacagttaaaaagtagaaaatttggtatttttattttttactcaattaacgattcttaccattaccaatctgctctgtatcacttaaacttccaggaaggatcgtcgtgcctttccaccctgtataattaattCACAGCCAAAAGGAAATTGATTAAATTGTGGTATTTGGTCTTAGTGTCATAATCGCGAATTACTCGAATAGTCCGGTCAGGAGTCAGAACAAGGAAATTGTCTAGATATTGTGTATCTGTCTGTATTGTCTATATGTGGTGGAAATTTCGTACTTACGATTCCTTTGCTTGGACTTTCGGTACTACCTTACCGAGTGTGAACCTTATCTGTATCTGAGAATTCTGAGATTtcacaaatttaataaatacatcCTTTTTACAGTCCAAACAACAGCCTACCGCGCCCCTACAGCCCGAAATCCACCACCAACCTAGCAGCCAACTACAATCGCCCCCAACCACCCCCCTACGGCTCGGCCACCAACACCCTCCACCACCGGAAGTCCGCCGCCGACCACACCCCCTCCACTTCCGGCCACACACCGGAACACCGCCATCTTGCTTTAGAAGATTCGTTAAAACTACTCAACGAAGCGAACATCGCGAATTCTTTATTCGAAAATTCAAAAGACCCTATCGTTGATTTGAACGATACCGGAGAAGATTATGTTCCTGTTAAACCGGTTTTGATAAAACCGGATGGAATCGGTTTTAACTTGATCAAACCGGACGGGTATGTCGCTATGAAGGATTTGGATGACATTGACGTACCGGATTTGGGTAAGTACGGGATTTGACAGGAGGTCGGGGGCGAGCCTGTCAAAACTTGGTTTTGTTAGGCTGGGGCCCTGCATTGACATGTTTGTTTATAAAATGTGTAAACAAATCTTGAAGTCTGTCGGTTTAATACTTAATTGGATCTTTagtcaaattattaaaaatatagttGGTGCATTTACTGTAAGTATACTTAATCGTGTTGTATTGATTTACATTAGCGTAATGTTTAAGTTTTGATATAATATTAATAGCACAAATTTTAGTAAGTGGGCATATTTATTCGGTTTTGGAATATTGTTAATGTCCTAATAATCGTTGTACTAGAATGCTACTAATTAGAAGAAACTAATTGGACTTTTTGGATAAAAGTAACCTAATCAACATTTATAAAAGTATACTGTAACTAGTTGTTAAATATGTTAGTAAACTACATATCTAGTCGAAATACCTGGTCttcattaattatattaatattaaaatgccTAATGATAATGGTTTTCATATCCAGTTGAATGTGATGTTTGCAATAAACCTAGTCAATTATATTAtacgtttttaattttaatacttaTTCTATACCTACCACATTAATAAACCGAAATGAAATAcaagtaaaatttatttaaagttagaccgtaaaaagtctgcagcgattttgatagcccacgaggtgcaagtgtcattttaaacgtcaaccttctatgcaattatgacgtataaataacacttacactgcctgggctatcaaatccgctgcagatttttattggtgcgactataataaaatatgtcagtaatggaaaaataataaaaaacaaagattgtttattttaatttaatacattaaacacttaaataaattaaattaaaacaataaggTACAAATTGGGCTGTAGCTTATATTTATAGTCAACAACAATATAAACGGgtacaatttatataaaaattgcACCAGTTTAATTGTTCCTGAGCGTATTTATCACTGCTCAACTATGAGAGATCTAGTAAGATTTAAATAACAATACTTTACACATACCTACAAACATTACAAACTATTTGTAATACAATATTACTTATTTAGATGTAGATGATGACGAGCTGTTAGATTTCGAAAATTTGGTTGAAAAACTTTCACATATTTGTGACTTGGTCGATTACGAGCCGAGCTCggaaacgtttttttttattaaataccaaAAAACCCAATATTATTAAGAATTTTATGCTCTTAttccgtaggactgaatcatgtatttaggttacgacttcgtattattagattggcccatcaaaaatgaaataataaaccaaagtacaaaaaagaacttaataataccggtatttttgtatgaagaaaaaaccggttctgACCCATTACatttggcgcccaacgtggggcgtATGACCGTATATTACATAGAAACTAGACCTTAGTTTTGTACATTACGGCCACAGTCAAACTAGTTttctttatgtaattttaccaCCACACCATGTAACAGTTTTTTCTGGTCTCCGTGCGGAAAGCGTCAACTTTCGGCACGCTGCTCGAAACAAAGTTGCAGCTTTCCGCCTCCGTCGTACAGAAAAATTATATGCACCGCTCGGCCAGTAAATCACTTTCTTATTTTCCTGCCCTAGGTGTGTAATATACAATTTTTTGAGACTGGCCGTTTATTgattatgtacatatatatttattacaaaatatattatgtttagcTTTACAGAGATTCGTGTAGTTTCATGTAGAAATGGAAGAACATTGATTATTATAAATTACAATGGCAAGCCAATTAAATTCGTTGTATCTTAAAACTAACCTTATCACTACAATACTAAACTGGTTTTTCATATTCAACTTTAGTATAGGAAAAGCCTCTATGTCTTATTGTTTTCACTGGTACTTGTTCCAAactccaaaattattttatttgataataCTATGCCAACTTTTTCAAAGTATCAATAAACTTATAGCTATCTAAGAGAGTCGCCGTCGTCGACGCATTTTAATGGGCATGGAGAATAAAAATATGCAGTACATATATGCAAAACGTCCGCATGCGACGAAACAACGCGGCACGACGCATTACCCTCGTAAGGCCcaattcaatttatttgcttttgaatttggaattttcttttatttccataagagttcataactcgaatttaatttgtacttttaCAAGTACGCAGGGACATACGAGGTTAAGCAACGCAACGCATCAGTGGGGCCCTTAAGCAGAACACCCAAATGATTTCATCATTGGGCTGATTAATATGTCTCCTCATATATTCTTCCACTAAGTAAGTAtccatccctgcgtttccttaattcc from Cydia fagiglandana chromosome 21, ilCydFagi1.1, whole genome shotgun sequence includes the following:
- the LOC134675133 gene encoding alpha-sarcoglycan isoform X1; the protein is MKAQALILGLLTVVTTGHVHNAVETEMFAIPISPNLFNWTYQEFDQQYRFHAALMGKPELPSWLRYIYSGRHHSGFIFGTPPRGTKSPITLEVIGLNRQDYETRKVLLVLNVHRREKMAKHEVELKIDNLNVEDLLDEHRMTRLKDIFRGILWPESNHDLYPTFLASAIDLGARLPLKPSDGEGLVIRLGSIAPFSTSLKDLREEVRPLSKLPSCPREFKRTSQERLFRDAGLTLDWCSFELYNTVYRARTTEHVEYLTPIPSSKHTASHTLWAPTWSAPARDSLPTRGVAKQLAAAAAAPLLLLMLAIAALTATVCFHYAAMRDPESDHFLETIFHICSDYRRRRRAHKAGRVELCRYGTNTEQTQADNTSNKSAGVSPNNSLPRPYSPKSTTNLAANYNRPQPPPYGSATNTLHHRKSAADHTPSTSGHTPEHRHLALEDSLKLLNEANIANSLFENSKDPIVDLNDTGEDYVPVKPVLIKPDGIGFNLIKPDGYVAMKDLDDIDVPDLGKYGI
- the LOC134675133 gene encoding alpha-sarcoglycan isoform X2 yields the protein MKAQALILGLLTVVTTGHVHNAVETEMFAIPISPNLFNWTYQEFDQQYRFHAALMGKPELPSWLRYIYSGRHHSGFIFGTPPRGTKSPITLEVIGLNRQDYETRKVLLVLNVHRREKMAKHEVELKIDNLNVEDLLDEHRMTRLKDIFRGILWPESNHDLYPTFLASAIDLGARLPLKPSDGEGLVIRLGSIAPFSTSLKDLREEVRPLSKLPSCPREFKRTSQERLFRDAGLTLDWCSFELYNTVYRARTTEHVEYLTPIPSSKHTASHTLWAPTWSAPARDSLPTRGVAKQLAAAAAAPLLLLMLAIAALTATVCFHYAAIAHKAGRVELCRYGTNTEQTQADNTSNKSAGVSPNNSLPRPYSPKSTTNLAANYNRPQPPPYGSATNTLHHRKSAADHTPSTSGHTPEHRHLALEDSLKLLNEANIANSLFENSKDPIVDLNDTGEDYVPVKPVLIKPDGIGFNLIKPDGYVAMKDLDDIDVPDLGKYGI